The Alnus glutinosa chromosome 8, dhAlnGlut1.1, whole genome shotgun sequence DNA segment AAACAACAAGAATGATGGAAATATCCCCTTGTTCAACAAACTAGCATTTGggcaatttcaaaagaaaagagcaagACTGAAGTCTTAAGTGGACATGAAGTGGGGATGTGGCAATGTAGACAACTTTTAACCCAGAAGTACACAGCTACTTCTCAGCTTCTGCATACCATTTCTTTCTCATTAATGCTACAATTAATGCCATTGTGATACCATATGCAGCAAACATGACAGCAGAATATGTGGTTTATGCAAAAGTCTTCTTGATGTAGTTTTCTATTAGCAGACCATACTTTGGAACTTGTCATTGATTCCTATGGATTTGCATAAAGTATGTAGGAACGCGTGTCTAGACATGGTTTGCTGGAAAATACATCCTAACTAATCCCGTACCCTTTACAATTGTGGTTGCTGGTGCAGTATTGTCACTAGCGCGCGAAGGACTAGGCAACTAGTGTTTTAAATGCCAACCCTTTTAAGATGGGATTAGTGTCTAATATTTGGATGGGAGTAAAGCACATGCCAAGTCCAAAGAGACAAGTAGAAAAACTTGTCAACTTGCACATAcacaaaaaaactaaataaaatgaaGACAAGTACCTTAAGGTGGACTACTTCACCATCCTCAATTACCAAAAACTTTCTTTGTGTGTTCAACTAGAGCTAGCATTGGCATCACTGGATAAGAAAAGTTCTTTGGGGTTTCCATTCTTTGAAACGAATTTATCATCATGAAATGCCGATCCATTGCTTGTGTCTTCCATCAATTCCTGAGATAATAATAGCAGTAAGGgacaatcaaagaaaaataaacaaattaagacAGAAGGTCACGTAAAATTTGTGCACAAAATGTAGGAGATCATGACATCATAAACAAGATGGTCAAATAGTCAAAGAATTCATTAGaaaagttttttcaaaaaaacttcCGGCAGCATCACATACTCTCCATGCACACACATGAATATGAAACCCAGGAGTTGATCGATATCGTATCTATGGCCATCGCTCCAAAGCCGCCGTAACCCACGCGCCGTCCATCTTGTAGGTTGTGTCAGTACAGCAGCTGTGGCTTTATTCTGTACGTACATTGaggcatttttatttatttttccggTAACCCACCACCGGTGGTTTTGAGTGCTCCACCCGCCACCGCAAGGAAGGGAGTGGGAAAAGAAAGAGCACAACCATTTGACGACGGCATGTGAGTGACGGTTTGGGTAGGTAACGTGTCATGTTGTGTGCAAggcttgtttttcatttttcattggATTCCAACTACGAAACTTATTTACATGTTGAGCCCATGAACTATCACTTATTACACTTAACCCCTTTCAATTACCAATCGTTGGGAGAAAGCCCATTCCGTAAACCAAGATCGTTAGAAGGAATGTGTGATTTTTTAAGACGTAACAAATGACGAAAATAGCCCGAGTTTAAAAACTCATGTTTGTATATGTTACGATTCTTAATCTCTCACATTAGTTAAATGCAATCTTAATCGTGTGTAAATACCAAATGTGAGATCAGACCAAACTCATCGAGTATGTGATCGACTTTATTGCAACTTTATAATCGAGTCACAGAAGAGGTGGCTTATAGACTGAATTAAGATGGCAAGGGAAGAGTTAAAAGAAACGGTTCTTATCTTTTCGATTTATAGTAAGTTAGAGACAATGTAGGATGTAGCTCATGCTTGAGTTCAGGGACAAAACTAGGTGTATGGGTATCGGCTAGCTCCcccaaagttttaaaattttcctataattttatttatttctaattCCACGACTACAAGAGCTCAAAACCAAATTCCTCTTATTTCTTCCCTTAATCCTCAACATACAAAAATGCCTCTATTACATCCATTTCGTAGCCTTCCTGCTGGGCTTGTCTCGTGATCTCACCAAGCATCTCATATATTAAAGGCGCATGCTTATGGGCCCTGTCACTTGCAACAAAATCATGAACAGTTCCGTTAATTTGGACCCAACTTCGGCCTGGAGGCTTTTTTACACCCATCTCAACCATCTTCTGTCTCACAGTAACAACATCTTTCCACCTTTTAGCAGTTGCATACACATTTGACAAGAGAACAAGATAGCCAGCAGCCTGGCCAGGATCAAGCTCAACTACCAATTTTTGTGTAACATGGGAGGCAAGCTCAACATTCTTGTGAATTCTGCAACCCCCAAGGAGAGCACCCCAAACAGCATCATTTGGCCTGATGGGCATGGTCTCAACGAGCCTATATGCTTCATCTAGGAAACCAGCACGGCTCAAGAGATCAACCATGCACCCATAGTGCTCAATCTTTGGGCTGATTCCCCATGTTTGATTCATGCGCTCAAAAAGATGGCGACCCTCATCAACAAATCCCGCATGGCTGCAGGCACATAGAACCCCAATGAAGGTTATTTCATCAGGTCTTACTTGATTCACTCCCGAGCCGAGCATGGACCGAAAGACACTGAGAGCTTCTTCTCCACGGCCCAGCTTTGCTAAACCCGTGATGATGCTTGTCCAAGAAACAGTGTTTTTCCGTGGCATCTTGCTAAATACTTTATAAGCTTCATCAATCACACCACAGCTAGCATACATATGTATGAGTGCATTGTTCAAAGACACCAACAATGGCTGGTTCCTAACTCTCATTCTCTCTTCAATATACCCGTGAATCCACCTTCCCAGATTTAAATTTCCTATTTCAGCACATGCTGATAACGCTGCAACCAATGAAACCTGATCCAATTCCACATGGGCCCTCCTCATCTCACCAAACAAAGACAAAGCTTGTCTACACATCCCATTATGAGCACATCCTGAGATCATGGTCGTCCATGATATGACATTCCTCTCCGGCATCTCGTCAAAAATTCTCCGCGCCTCATCAATGTCTCCACACCTAATGTACCCCGCAAGTAATGAATTCCAACTCACAACTGTTCTCTCatccatttcatcaaacacgCTCCGTGCATACCCGACACCATTGGCCCCTCCACCCGCCGTGTATAAATTAACCAAATTCGTCTGAACAAACAAATTCGAGCAATACCCATTTGCCAAAACCCTTCCATGCACCTGCTCCCCTTCTCTCAACAACCCAGCCCTCGCACAAGCACTTAAGAGAAAGGAATACGTAAACCCATCGGGCTCAGCCTCCGTTGCCACCATTCTATTATACAATTCAATGGATTTTCTCGGAGTTTCACTCCGTCCATGCCCTCTGACCATCTGGTTCCAAATAGTGGCACTTGGGTTTTCGATGTTTTTGAAAACTCCGAGGGCATGTTTGAAATTACCAGAAGCTACGTAGAATGATAACAGCTTGACAAGAATGTAGTTCTTCTGGGTGAAACCGTTAATGACTATTTGGGCATGGATTTGTGAGAGCTTTTTGAGGGTGTTGCAGTTCTGTAGTAGAGAGAAGAGGTGCTGTTGTATAGCTCTGGAGCTTGTTGTTGGATTGGCGGGAATCAATTCTTcaaataacatttaaaaaaataaaataaaattgaggagACGAAATAAAACAATTTGCCCGTTGTAAACGGAAAACTGATGTTGCCACTTCagcgttttttctttttctttttttaaacgaGTCCTCGTCCAGTGTAGATGGCGCAAGATGAATCCAACGGACATAAATTAGGAGTCGGATCCTCTCCTGTTTGTATCGGCAAAGCCTGAGATTCAACCGATTCATATTGAGAGGGATGTGAGGCATGAGTCTCGAATTTACCTGACAAGAGTGAATACATATAGAAATTATACCTTGAAAGGTTctcgatttaaaaaataaaataaataaataaataaaaatcatgccCAATGAACCCCCCTCCTATAGCAAACTTCCTCGAATTAGATTTCGACACAACTAAGAAAGAAGATTTCATATCATCGCAGCAACATATTGGGACCATCTTGGCCAATTAAAGTTAATGTGGACCTATATATGTAGTTCAATAGAATCCTATGTTGGTGAAAGTCAAATCAGTTCTAATGGTTACATGGAAGAATTGGGGAACATTATCCTCAAAGCCAAAGATAATCCTCTAAATTAAATGCTTGTTTACATTTTCGACTAAATGAGCATTCATAGTATCAGATTTTACACGTCTGGTCACTTGCAAATGAAGAAGATAATCGCCGGAGTGACGCCAACCCACGGCCGGTGAGAGAGCCTCTTGAAGTCAGGTCAATATTCCTGCcttaaagagagaaaaatagttGGAGAATTCCTCTTGATATATGAGGCATACATGAGTtataaagagacaaaaaaaaatgtcttttattttttgctcccaTAAGCTTTTTGGGCTTTTAATTATATCAGTGAATCTTTAATTTTATTGGGTACTAACTTTGGGCTCTAGGCTTAGTTTCTATATCCATCAAGCATCATTTACAGGTTGATCACCTAAGTTCAATATAATGGCATACGGTATTAGAGGTATATACATGTTGAACCAACCAAGAATGTTACACAAGCCAGAGTTTGGaggaaggagaaagaaaaaaaagacagtttcttcaaaatttatagttttgtaCCAAGAAAAATATAGACTGAACCTACTTTTCATCCAAAGGGAAGGTTTGAGATATTTTTGTGACACCAATAAGCCTACTTCTTAGAGTACCAGAGGTAAACactcaatcatttttttaaaatttaaagaacaaaattactttctgcttcccttaatttttctccaaaccattaaaatataatttttttactttttttttttctttcattttattattattaggagaAGAGAggtgagagaagagagaatcgagtttatgattataataatcatTGGGAATACTACAGTTCTTAGAGAACCTGTAAAAAATCTGctgcaagtatatatatatttttttatttacatttttcttatatttagagAAGAAAACCACCTATAAGGTATTTACTATTAGTGCCCTAGGTGTTCTTACAAGATAGGTGAAGTGTTTATGGTGTCAATTATGAATCAAAATCTTATTGAATTAATAGGGTGTTGGAATTATCTAGAATTTACTAAATGTAATAATTGCTTTTAATTTAAGTAgttaatattttatcaaatcaatATTTATCGGTTCTAAAAATATGCTAAAATATTATCAATATTGAATTGAAAAAGGTGATAAATgatgttttaataaaatctcaataatttaatttgaaaacaatgatCTTGCGTATGGCATTATTCAAAATTAAATGGTACATGCTTCAGACGTTTACTCTATCACGTGAGATTCATGTCGTTTACGCCGTTCGATCAAACCCATGTCATTTACAGGGTCGGCCCTCATCAGACGCTTGTCGTTCATACTCTCCAATCAGATGCATGTCGTTTATGCCGTCCGATCGAGCAACGTGCCCTTTTCCCTGTCCGATTATTAGCATGTCGTTCACTCATAGGCACCTGTCTCTGGTTTTGATTCACAGCTGAAGGAAAAATGTAGAAGCAAAGCAAATAGATGGACGAGCACCGTTGCACCTGAGCAATGTCGAAGCTATTTCTTCGAAGAACCACGCTCGTCTATCCCGAGCTTTCCCCTTGGATCATTTCAAGAGTATATTGTTCgtcaccatcttcttcttcttcttcgctaATATCTCCGTCCCCTTCTGATCTTACAAACGCTATTCTTAGTTGCCGAACCCCTTACCAAGCCCTCGGGTGCTTCAATGCCTCTATGAAACGAATAAACCCGGCCGAGAATGCCCAGCCCTTTTCCGCTATCGTCCACGTCTTAACCAGGGCTAAATTGTACACCAAGGCCAGGTGCTTGATAAAAGACTTCATCCAGAAGCTGCAAAAGTCTCGCAAGCCCCGCCGGGTCTGTCATCTTGTTTTCACTGCGCTTAACCGGTTAGAAAGCTCCAAATTCACTCCCAATGTGTTTGGAGTGTTAATCGTTGCGTTTTCTGAAATGGGTCTTGTTGAGGAAGCCCTGTGGGTGTATAAAAAGATTGGAGCTTTGCCTGCAGTGCAGGCGTGTAATGCGCTCTTAGATGGGTTGGTGAAAAGGAGTAGGTTTGAGTCAATGTGGGAACTCTATGGGGACATTTTATCACGTGGGTTGAGTCCTAATGTTGTGACGTATGGCGTATTGATTGATGGATGTTGTAAGCAATGTGATATCTCAAAGGCACGTAAGCTATTCGATGAAATGGTTGAGAAGGGGATTGAACCGACAGTCGTGGTCTACACAAGTCTTATACGCGGTCTTTGCAGTGAGAGTGAAATGGCAGAAGCAGAAAAGGTGTTTAAAATGATGCGGGATTCTGGTGTGCTCCCCAATTTATACACTTACAACATTCTTATGGATGGTTACTGCAAGATGGCCAATATTAAACGAGCTCTCAACTTGTATCAGGACATGCTTGGTGATAGCTTGTGGCCAAATGTTGTTACATTTGGTATCCTAATAGATTCACTCTGCAAATTGGGTGAACTGATGGCTGCCCGAAACTTTTTCGTTTGTATGGCTAAGTTCGGTGTTGTTCCTAATGTATTTGTATATAATTGTTTGATTGACGGCCACTCTAAGGCAGGGAATTTGTCTGAAGCAATGAATTTGCAATCAGAGATGGAAAAGCTTGATATTTTACCAGATGTCTTCACTTTCAGTATTCTTATTAAGGGTCTTTGCAGCTTGGGTAGAGCAGAAGATGCAGATTCTTTGTTTAAAAGTATGATAGAAAATGGAGTCCTTGCTAATTCAGTGACATACAATTCACTAATTGATGGATTTTGTAAACAAGGCAATATGGAGAAGGCTTTGGAACTGTGTTCTCAAATGACTGAAAAGGGTATAGAACCCAATGTCATCACCTTCTCTACCTTAATTGATGGTTATTTCAGGAAAGGAAACATGGATGCTGCTATGGGTTTGTACTCGGAAATGATAATCAAAAGTCTTGCGCCTGATATTGTTGCTTACACAGCTTTGATTGATGGATATAGTAAACAGGGTAACATGAAAGACGCTCTCCGGCTGTACAAAGAAATGCTACAGACAGGCCTCACCCCCAATGTATTCACGATTAGTTGCTTGATTGATGGACTCTGTAAAGATGGAAGGACTTCTGATGCGATCACACTTTTTTTGGAGATAACTGGAGCTGCTTCCACCGGAGATGAAATCAATAGAACAGATAGTAGCTTCTGTTCCCCAAATCATGTGATGTATACAACTATAATTCAAGGTTTGTTTAGCGATGGGCAGATTTTCAAGGCCACTAAGTTTTTCTCAGATATGAGATGCTATGGTCTCAGACCAGATATCGTCACTTACATTATCATGTTACAGGGGCATTTCCAAGCCAAGCATATGCTAGATGTGATGATGTTGCACGCAGATATGCTTAAGATGGGTGTCATGCCAAATGCAGTCATGTACCATGTTTTGGCAAGGGGTTATCGAGAAAATGAACATCTGAAATCAGCTCACAGGTGTTCTGAGGATTCACTTGATGCAGGTCTTGGGGGTTTTGAATTAGGAGGACTGATGCCAGGATCTTTCTTGTTTACAGGAAGCAACAGTTCTGAGTGAGGACCACACTAAAGTGGTCGGATGTAATTTCCTCAGCTGGAAGGTCGACCTTCTTTGAAGGACCTTGGAGACCTTTGAGAGGGCATACAACAGCCCATCTCTATCTTTTGCAGCTTGCAACGTGATAAGTCATGTCGACATTTCCTTGCCATATTCTTCTCTCTACCAAATGGTGTCGCTTAAGCATGCCACGATGACTGGTCTTCAACTTTGAGGAGCTGTGGCTGTGCACATCCGTGGCTTTTTAATGTGGATAACTAAATTCTAAGAGCTACTAATTAATCgtgtaaagagaagaagctTGACTGATTTGGCTTGTTTGGAAGATTTGTGATATCAGTCCTGTGCGCTCTGGGCTTCTCCCTTTTCCAAACATCAGTTCAACGTATTGCTAATTTGCTACAGCACAGTAGTAAGTAGTTGGTGTAATACTAGCGCCTGAATGGGGTCTTTTGGTGCAAATGAGGCAATTAAGAACTcagaatttacaatacaaatgaatACCTTTTGAAGTATTGTTCTTTCATCTAAATGTTATTGCCATTCAACTTTTGCTCTGAAATGGAATTGTTTCGGTTCTATCTGAATACATGGTCTGAGAACTAAACGGATTTGGATCTTTTGCAATTCTCTGCAAAAAGAGCAGAGCTGCAAAGGGGATAGGAGAAATTGTAGGGAGGCTATGAAAGGGAGCTTCCTGCTCGAGCAAGGGGCTCACCTGTTGCTCGGGCGGGTTAGAG contains these protein-coding regions:
- the LOC133875924 gene encoding pentatricopeptide repeat-containing protein At5g66520-like, with product MLFEELIPANPTTSSRAIQQHLFSLLQNCNTLKKLSQIHAQIVINGFTQKNYILVKLLSFYVASGNFKHALGVFKNIENPSATIWNQMVRGHGRSETPRKSIELYNRMVATEAEPDGFTYSFLLSACARAGLLREGEQVHGRVLANGYCSNLFVQTNLVNLYTAGGGANGVGYARSVFDEMDERTVVSWNSLLAGYIRCGDIDEARRIFDEMPERNVISWTTMISGCAHNGMCRQALSLFGEMRRAHVELDQVSLVAALSACAEIGNLNLGRWIHGYIEERMRVRNQPLLVSLNNALIHMYASCGVIDEAYKVFSKMPRKNTVSWTSIITGLAKLGRGEEALSVFRSMLGSGVNQVRPDEITFIGVLCACSHAGFVDEGRHLFERMNQTWGISPKIEHYGCMVDLLSRAGFLDEAYRLVETMPIRPNDAVWGALLGGCRIHKNVELASHVTQKLVVELDPGQAAGYLVLLSNVYATAKRWKDVVTVRQKMVEMGVKKPPGRSWVQINGTVHDFVASDRAHKHAPLIYEMLGEITRQAQQEGYEMDVIEAFLYVED
- the LOC133874715 gene encoding pentatricopeptide repeat-containing protein At5g61400; its protein translation is MSKLFLRRTTLVYPELSPWIISRVYCSSPSSSSSSLISPSPSDLTNAILSCRTPYQALGCFNASMKRINPAENAQPFSAIVHVLTRAKLYTKARCLIKDFIQKLQKSRKPRRVCHLVFTALNRLESSKFTPNVFGVLIVAFSEMGLVEEALWVYKKIGALPAVQACNALLDGLVKRSRFESMWELYGDILSRGLSPNVVTYGVLIDGCCKQCDISKARKLFDEMVEKGIEPTVVVYTSLIRGLCSESEMAEAEKVFKMMRDSGVLPNLYTYNILMDGYCKMANIKRALNLYQDMLGDSLWPNVVTFGILIDSLCKLGELMAARNFFVCMAKFGVVPNVFVYNCLIDGHSKAGNLSEAMNLQSEMEKLDILPDVFTFSILIKGLCSLGRAEDADSLFKSMIENGVLANSVTYNSLIDGFCKQGNMEKALELCSQMTEKGIEPNVITFSTLIDGYFRKGNMDAAMGLYSEMIIKSLAPDIVAYTALIDGYSKQGNMKDALRLYKEMLQTGLTPNVFTISCLIDGLCKDGRTSDAITLFLEITGAASTGDEINRTDSSFCSPNHVMYTTIIQGLFSDGQIFKATKFFSDMRCYGLRPDIVTYIIMLQGHFQAKHMLDVMMLHADMLKMGVMPNAVMYHVLARGYRENEHLKSAHRCSEDSLDAGLGGFELGGLMPGSFLFTGSNSSE